Proteins encoded together in one Benincasa hispida cultivar B227 chromosome 1, ASM972705v1, whole genome shotgun sequence window:
- the LOC120091881 gene encoding NADH kinase isoform X2, whose translation MLVLKLTDILEICVRLFYLFISLFRLPYGHFFSPKIMNCHILRHLENRNEVHREAINVCKDILQQKDVDWEPVLRNDLSEPISNVDLVVTVGGDGTLLRASHFLDESIPVLGVNSDPTQVDEVEEFSNEFDASRSTGHLCAATVNNFEQVLDSILSGEAVPSKLSRISLSVNSELLTKYPLNDVLIAHPCPASVSRFSFKIRNEQSCSPLLNCRSSGLRISTAAGSTAAMLSAGGFPMPILSRKLQYMVREPIAPGKLSSFMHETILPDQSIEMAWLCNEGVIYIDGSHICHPIEYGDIVEISSKAPSLRVFLPHLMMHTVRAGETGETSEHQTYPKL comes from the exons ATGTTGGTTTTAAAATTAACTGACATCTTAGAGATTTGTGTGAGGCTGTTCTACTTGTTTATTTCCCTCTTTCGGCTCCCATATGGCCATTTCTTCTCTCCCAAGATCATGAATTGTCAT ATCTTACGCCATCTCGAGAACAGGAATGAAGTGCACAGGGAAGCTATAAATGTTTGTAAGGATATCTTGCAGCAGAAGGATGTGGATTGGGAACCTGTATTACGCAATGATCTATCTGAGCCAATTAGCAACGTAGATCTTGTCGTTACGGTTGGTGGTGATGGCACTCTTTTGcgggctagccatttcttggaTGAGTCCATTCCTGTTCTCGGAGTAAATTCTGATCCTACACAAGTGGATGAG GTAGAAGAGTTCAGCAATGAGTTTGATGCTTCAAGAAGCACAGGCCATCTCTGTGCTGCCACTGTCAATAACTTTGAGCAA GTATTAGACAGCATCCTCAGTGGTGAGGCAGTTCCTTCCAAGTTGTCAAGGATATCTTTATCTGTAAATTCGGAGCTGCTCACAAAATATCCTCTTAACGATGTACTAATTGCACATCCGTGTCCTGCGTCGGTCTCTCGATTCTCGTTCAA AATTAGGAATGAGCAGTCTTGTTCGCCTTTATTGAACTGTCGATCGAGTGGTCTAAGAATTTCGACTGCTGCTGGATCAACAGCTGCAATGCTATCTGCAGGTGGATTTCCTATGCCTATTCTATCTCGAAAGCTTCAGTACATGGTACGAGAGCCCATCGCCCCAGGAAAACTGTCCAGTTTTATGCACGAGACGATATTGCCTGATCAATCGATTGAAATGGCATGGCTTTGTAACGAGGGTGTAATTTACATTGATGGTTCTCATATTTGTCATCCTATTGAATATGGTGACATTGTTGAAATATCCTCCAAGGCTCCGAGTCTCAGAGTTTTCTTGCCGCATCTAATGATGCACACGGTGAGGGCAGGAGAAACAGGAGAAACTTCAGAGCATCAGACATATCCAAAATTGTAG